In one Staphylococcus lutrae genomic region, the following are encoded:
- a CDS encoding DUF86 domain-containing protein, translated as MYFVDKSQLETKIKYLHQLTVDYPVVKSNTYAFERVAQMLIESSVDIGNMIIDAFILRDPGNYKDVIDILELEGVISKDTQQALHRTIDVRRQFVHFYDHLEPSSLVPLFDEVLPHYQKFIEEVLLFLENEQVPVTAFGKGAQ; from the coding sequence GTGTATTTTGTTGATAAATCCCAATTAGAAACAAAGATAAAATATTTACATCAGCTCACGGTAGATTATCCCGTTGTCAAATCGAACACATATGCATTCGAACGGGTTGCACAAATGCTTATCGAATCTTCAGTAGATATCGGTAATATGATTATTGATGCTTTTATTTTGAGAGATCCTGGTAATTATAAAGATGTGATTGATATTTTGGAACTCGAGGGCGTCATTTCCAAAGACACACAACAAGCGTTACACCGAACAATAGATGTACGCCGTCAGTTCGTCCATTTTTACGACCATTTAGAACCATCATCTCTCGTCCCTTTATTTGATGAGGTTCTTCCACATTATCAAAAGTTTATTGAAGAAGTTTTACTATTTTTAGAGAATGAGCAGGTCCCTGTAACTGCATTTGGTAAAGGAGCGCAATAA
- a CDS encoding TIGR01457 family HAD-type hydrolase has product MKAYQGYLIDLDGTMYKGTQKIEGAAEFIDYLNAQGIPHLYVTNNSTKAPVDVVEKLATMGISAQPEEVITSAMATADYIQSEHPDATVYMIGGSGLATALEEAGLTLKDDVHVDYVVVGLDEAITYNKLATATLAVQNGATFISTNPDPSIPKEQGFLPGNGSITSVVTVSSKQSPIFIGKPETPIMEKALQVLQLNKEDVAMIGDLYDTDIMAGIQFGIDTIHVQTGVTTKEEVMKQDIPATYSVKDLNELREQLIKGE; this is encoded by the coding sequence ATGAAAGCATATCAAGGTTATTTAATCGATCTGGACGGCACGATGTATAAAGGAACGCAAAAAATTGAAGGTGCGGCAGAATTTATTGATTACCTCAACGCGCAAGGTATTCCGCACCTGTATGTGACAAACAACTCAACTAAAGCTCCAGTGGATGTCGTAGAAAAATTGGCGACGATGGGGATTTCGGCACAACCAGAAGAAGTGATTACTTCAGCTATGGCAACGGCAGATTACATTCAGAGTGAACACCCAGATGCGACGGTGTACATGATTGGGGGTTCGGGGTTAGCGACAGCATTGGAAGAAGCCGGGTTGACGCTAAAGGACGATGTTCATGTCGATTATGTGGTCGTTGGATTAGATGAAGCGATTACCTATAACAAATTAGCAACAGCGACATTAGCAGTGCAAAATGGTGCGACTTTTATTTCAACGAATCCAGATCCTTCTATACCTAAGGAGCAAGGCTTTTTACCTGGCAATGGCTCTATTACAAGTGTGGTGACGGTTTCATCAAAGCAATCCCCAATTTTTATTGGAAAGCCTGAGACGCCTATCATGGAAAAAGCATTGCAAGTCCTGCAGCTTAACAAAGAAGATGTTGCGATGATTGGAGATCTCTACGATACTGATATTATGGCAGGTATTCAGTTCGGTATAGATACCATTCACGTACAAACGGGCGTGACGACAAAAGAAGAAGTCATGAAACAGGACATTCCTGCGACTTATAGTGTTAAAGATTTAAACGAACTACGTGAGCAATTAATTAAAGGTGAGTGA
- a CDS encoding 2-hydroxyacid dehydrogenase, translated as MEKILVTRRIPQKFIARLETLGEVEMWDDDLTPMPREKFLAAAQDKTALLVTLSEKIDQTLFEHAPHLKIVANMAVGYDNIDVQAAAQHHVQISNTPHVLSETTAELGFALMMAASRRIVEAEKYVQDGQWKSWGPYLLAGKDIYNSKVGIFGMGEIGRAFARRLKGFHADILYHNRSRNMKAENELGAFYTSFEQLIKESDFVICTAPSTPETQNMFDKEVFKKMRNDAIFVNIGRGDLVVEEDLIEAIATGEIAGCGLDVVRDEPIRMDHPLLQYPNVIVTPHIGSATVLTRDQMIQTCLLNIKDVLEGQSPRNAVSID; from the coding sequence ATGGAAAAAATTTTAGTAACCCGACGTATTCCACAAAAATTTATAGCACGTTTGGAAACTTTAGGTGAAGTAGAAATGTGGGATGATGACTTAACCCCCATGCCACGTGAAAAGTTTTTGGCAGCAGCTCAAGATAAAACAGCTTTACTTGTAACCCTAAGTGAAAAAATAGATCAAACCCTCTTTGAACATGCACCCCATTTGAAAATTGTCGCAAATATGGCAGTTGGATATGACAATATTGATGTACAAGCCGCAGCACAGCACCATGTACAAATCTCAAATACACCGCATGTCTTAAGTGAAACGACAGCTGAGTTAGGTTTTGCATTGATGATGGCTGCTTCTCGACGTATCGTTGAAGCAGAAAAATATGTACAAGATGGCCAGTGGAAAAGTTGGGGACCTTACTTATTAGCAGGTAAAGACATTTATAATTCTAAAGTCGGTATTTTTGGTATGGGTGAAATTGGGCGCGCTTTTGCACGTCGTTTGAAAGGGTTTCATGCTGATATTTTGTATCATAATCGTTCAAGAAATATGAAAGCTGAAAATGAATTGGGTGCATTTTACACATCATTTGAGCAATTAATTAAGGAAAGTGATTTTGTCATTTGCACGGCACCTTCAACACCGGAAACACAAAATATGTTCGACAAAGAAGTGTTTAAAAAAATGCGCAACGATGCCATTTTTGTCAATATTGGACGTGGTGATTTAGTAGTGGAAGAAGATTTAATTGAAGCAATTGCTACAGGAGAAATTGCGGGTTGTGGATTAGACGTTGTTCGGGATGAACCGATTCGTATGGATCATCCGTTGTTACAATATCCTAACGTTATTGTGACACCGCATATTGGAAGTGCAACCGTATTAACGCGTGACCAAATGATTCAAACTTGCCTGTTGAATATTAAAGATGTTTTAGAAGGGCAATCGCCGCGTAATGCCGTTTCGATTGACTAA
- a CDS encoding NifU family protein: MPTENATMYDQVAEVIEKLRPFLLRDGGDCELVDVEDGIVKLQLLGACGTCPSSTITLKAGIERALIEEVPGVVEVEQVF; the protein is encoded by the coding sequence ATGCCAACTGAAAATGCGACAATGTACGATCAAGTTGCAGAAGTCATCGAAAAGTTACGTCCGTTCTTATTACGTGATGGCGGTGATTGTGAGCTTGTCGATGTTGAAGACGGTATTGTAAAACTACAATTACTCGGCGCTTGTGGCACATGTCCAAGCAGTACGATTACTTTAAAAGCTGGGATTGAGCGCGCATTAATCGAAGAAGTCCCTGGCGTTGTAGAGGTTGAACAAGTTTTCTAA
- a CDS encoding YuzD family protein → MEKVSVVVYGAEVICASCVNAPSSENTYDWLKTLLPRKYPNIHFEYTYIDIMGADDGLTDHDQHYIEQIQNDELFYPLVTMNDEYVADGYIQLKPIKRFIEERFNL, encoded by the coding sequence ATGGAAAAAGTAAGTGTAGTGGTATATGGGGCGGAAGTCATCTGTGCGAGTTGTGTGAATGCACCAAGTTCGGAAAATACGTATGATTGGTTAAAGACATTATTGCCGAGAAAATATCCTAATATCCATTTTGAGTATACGTATATTGATATTATGGGAGCAGATGACGGGCTAACAGATCATGATCAACACTACATTGAACAAATACAAAATGATGAATTGTTCTATCCGCTCGTGACGATGAATGATGAATACGTGGCAGACGGTTATATCCAACTCAAACCGATAAAACGTTTTATAGAAGAGCGATTCAATCTGTAG